From a region of the Tenggerimyces flavus genome:
- a CDS encoding carboxypeptidase-like regulatory domain-containing protein, translating into MEPIGYVSDERFLALPDVAVEISAGDQVWQTRSSASGAIYLELPPGPYRVTLAKAGYGAKHSEVELGTGVHHFRLLSDQLYGYVWPKWVRSGELGEFRVHSPEPYRLSMWRYGAEAEQVKLIGWFDEHAPRATVQITPDDDYTQTGASFNKSGYTDPTHRQYVRAPERSGLYYFHAETESGAFFSFPWVVAPATPTAPLAVLASTNTWNAYNNFGGRSNYINASGLPDVPLLVPRLELARYQDATFGEHGFPDGSYPPLSFERPEPLNQIRRGERPDDPIRGRQPCHLAAAEWRLLSWLERNGTGYDLYADAHLHDGTLELDRYQALVISTHPEYWSRQMYETVRAWVFERGGRLAYLGGNGLDCEVEFVGDTLVFRTEAVEAGGPYENRMHRSFRPASALLGVVFTDAGAMTSAPYRVLDPTHWAFEGTGVSEGDVFGQASLHERCPGGASGHETDKTTAHTPSGAEVLARGQNVDDGGAEIVHFTTESGGAVFSVGSITWSSSVLVDEVVARVSKNVIERFCS; encoded by the coding sequence GTGGAGCCGATCGGGTACGTGAGCGACGAACGCTTCCTCGCCCTGCCCGACGTCGCCGTCGAGATCTCCGCGGGCGACCAGGTCTGGCAGACCAGGTCGAGCGCGAGCGGCGCGATCTACCTCGAGCTGCCGCCCGGCCCGTACCGCGTCACGCTGGCCAAGGCCGGGTACGGCGCCAAGCACTCCGAGGTCGAGCTCGGCACCGGCGTTCACCACTTCCGGCTCCTCTCCGACCAGCTCTACGGCTACGTCTGGCCGAAATGGGTCAGGTCGGGCGAGCTCGGCGAGTTCCGCGTGCACAGCCCGGAGCCGTACCGGCTGTCGATGTGGCGTTACGGCGCCGAGGCCGAGCAGGTGAAGCTGATCGGCTGGTTCGACGAGCACGCGCCGCGCGCGACCGTCCAGATCACGCCGGACGACGACTACACCCAGACCGGCGCCAGCTTCAACAAGAGCGGCTACACCGACCCCACGCACCGGCAGTACGTGCGCGCGCCGGAGCGGAGCGGGCTGTACTACTTCCACGCCGAGACCGAGTCCGGCGCGTTCTTCTCGTTCCCGTGGGTGGTCGCACCGGCGACACCCACCGCGCCGCTGGCCGTGCTCGCCTCCACCAACACGTGGAACGCGTACAACAACTTCGGCGGCCGCTCGAACTACATCAACGCCTCCGGCCTGCCCGACGTCCCGCTGCTCGTGCCGCGACTGGAACTCGCCCGCTACCAGGACGCCACGTTCGGGGAACACGGTTTCCCGGACGGCTCGTACCCGCCGCTGTCGTTCGAACGGCCCGAGCCGCTGAACCAGATCCGCCGCGGCGAACGGCCGGATGACCCCATCCGGGGAAGGCAGCCGTGCCACCTCGCGGCCGCGGAGTGGCGGCTGCTGAGCTGGCTGGAGCGGAACGGCACCGGGTACGACCTCTATGCCGACGCGCACCTGCACGACGGCACGCTCGAGCTGGATCGCTATCAGGCGTTGGTGATCAGCACGCATCCGGAGTACTGGTCGCGGCAGATGTACGAGACCGTGCGCGCCTGGGTCTTCGAGCGGGGCGGGCGGTTGGCGTACCTCGGCGGCAACGGGCTGGACTGCGAGGTGGAGTTCGTCGGCGACACCTTGGTGTTCCGGACCGAGGCAGTCGAGGCCGGCGGACCGTACGAGAACCGCATGCACCGCAGCTTCCGGCCGGCGTCGGCACTGCTCGGCGTGGTGTTCACCGACGCCGGCGCGATGACGTCCGCGCCGTACCGCGTGCTCGACCCCACGCACTGGGCGTTCGAGGGAACGGGTGTGTCCGAGGGTGACGTCTTCGGGCAGGCGAGTCTGCACGAACGGTGTCCCGGCGGCGCCTCCGGGCACGAAACCGACAAGACCACCGCACACACGCCGAGTGGTGCGGAAGTCCTCGCGCGTGGTCAGAATGTGGACGATGGCGGAGCGGAAATCGTTCACTTCACTACCGAAAGTGGCGGCGCTGTCTTCTCGGTCGGATCGATCACCTGGAGCTCGTCCGTTCTCGTCGACGAGGTCGTCGCGCGCGTGTCGAAGAACGTTATCGAACGGTTTTGTTCGTAG
- a CDS encoding ABC transporter substrate-binding protein: MIFGLVVAAACGANGGGGTPSEKNKSAQPTNNSGTTADFTVTLDPTAKGPALDVPGAKEGGTVTVLTRQVPHTLDPTRAYYTDSLAIAKLVFRTPTALVMQDDGSYKLVPDLLTDLGQHNEDFTQWTFKIKEGIKYQDGTLVTSKDFAYAVKRSFAVEELPNGPVYQQTYFLDGDKYKGPFKDASKGGGADYQGVETPDDQTFVLKMAKPFPDLPYYLTFPAFTPIPQAKDTKQNYESAPVATGPYKYKQFKKGTQLLLEKNDQWDPASDPFRHQYADEYNFKFDQERLRLQEQLIADKGPDQMSITYDNVDSSLLPNIVGKEPEKRMKKGPGTCTFFTYLDVRKIPLEVRRAILVAWPYDSERQAAGNSPLTSEPATTIMPPTTPGWQNFDVAGYKSKGKGDPEKAKSMLQAAGKLNFELIWNFVSDDPVSPQVSEVRKQAMQKAGFKVTAIPLQQAQARIEANNPKSRTNVNPGGGWCLDWPSGGTIFPAILYGPLIAANPDGVPNGSFLDEDKVDNAIDKALVLPSEEQPAAWAAIDKMMMEDFAPVVPDYYAKNAFLHGSKVGGVRLDVYANGPDFTRLFVTQ, from the coding sequence ATGATCTTTGGTCTGGTCGTGGCCGCTGCTTGCGGCGCGAACGGCGGTGGCGGAACGCCATCGGAGAAGAACAAGTCAGCGCAGCCAACCAACAACTCCGGGACGACCGCGGACTTCACGGTCACGCTCGATCCCACCGCCAAGGGCCCTGCCCTGGACGTTCCCGGCGCGAAGGAGGGCGGCACTGTCACCGTTCTCACCCGTCAGGTTCCGCACACGCTGGACCCGACGCGTGCGTACTACACCGACTCGCTCGCGATCGCGAAGCTGGTGTTCCGTACGCCGACGGCCCTGGTGATGCAGGACGACGGTTCGTACAAGCTCGTTCCTGACCTGCTGACGGACCTGGGCCAGCACAACGAGGACTTCACCCAGTGGACGTTCAAGATCAAGGAAGGCATCAAGTACCAGGACGGAACGCTGGTCACCTCGAAGGACTTCGCGTACGCGGTGAAGCGGTCGTTCGCGGTGGAGGAGCTCCCGAACGGGCCGGTCTACCAGCAGACGTACTTCCTCGACGGCGACAAGTACAAGGGTCCGTTCAAGGACGCGTCGAAGGGCGGCGGTGCGGACTACCAGGGCGTCGAGACGCCGGACGACCAGACGTTCGTCCTGAAGATGGCCAAGCCGTTCCCGGATCTGCCGTACTACTTGACGTTCCCAGCGTTCACGCCGATCCCGCAGGCGAAGGACACCAAGCAGAACTACGAGAGCGCCCCGGTCGCGACCGGTCCCTACAAGTACAAGCAGTTCAAGAAGGGGACCCAGCTGCTGCTGGAGAAGAACGACCAGTGGGACCCGGCGTCTGACCCGTTCCGGCACCAGTACGCCGACGAGTACAACTTCAAGTTCGACCAGGAGCGGCTGCGGCTGCAGGAGCAGCTGATCGCCGACAAGGGCCCCGACCAGATGTCGATCACGTACGACAACGTCGACTCGTCGCTGTTGCCGAACATCGTGGGCAAGGAGCCGGAGAAGCGGATGAAGAAGGGGCCGGGTACGTGCACGTTCTTCACGTACCTGGACGTCCGGAAGATCCCGCTCGAGGTGCGCCGCGCGATCCTGGTGGCCTGGCCGTACGACTCCGAGCGGCAGGCGGCGGGGAACAGCCCGCTGACGTCGGAGCCGGCGACCACGATCATGCCGCCGACCACGCCGGGCTGGCAGAACTTCGACGTCGCCGGGTACAAGAGCAAGGGCAAGGGTGACCCGGAGAAGGCCAAGTCGATGCTCCAGGCGGCGGGCAAGCTGAACTTCGAGCTGATCTGGAACTTCGTCTCCGACGACCCCGTGTCGCCGCAGGTCTCGGAGGTGCGGAAGCAGGCCATGCAGAAGGCCGGCTTCAAGGTCACCGCGATCCCGCTCCAGCAGGCGCAGGCCCGGATCGAGGCGAACAACCCGAAGTCGCGGACGAACGTCAACCCCGGTGGCGGTTGGTGCCTGGACTGGCCGTCGGGCGGGACGATCTTCCCGGCGATCCTGTACGGCCCGCTGATCGCGGCGAACCCCGACGGCGTACCGAACGGCTCGTTCCTCGACGAGGACAAGGTCGACAACGCGATCGACAAGGCGCTGGTCCTGCCTTCGGAGGAGCAGCCGGCGGCCTGGGCGGCGATCGACAAGATGATGATGGAGGACTTCGCGCCGGTCGTGCCGGACTACTACGCGAAGAACGCGTTCCTGCACGGCTCGAAGGTGGGTGGCGTGCGGCTGGACGTGTACGCGAACGGGCCGGACTTCACCCGGCTGTTCGTCACGCAGTAG
- a CDS encoding LuxR C-terminal-related transcriptional regulator, with translation MTTPTPEGAAAPGPAPAADGKKRVVLVDDHAMFRTGVRTEIGDQVDIVGEAGDVDSAVKVVLATLPEVVLLDVHLPGGGGAEVCRQVLDRNPDIKFLALSVSDLPEDVIGVIRAGARGYVTKTITGQEIVDGVRRIAEGDAVFSPRLAGFVLDAFAGAVDPGTVDEEFDRLTQREREVLRLIARGYAYKEVAKELFISVKTVETHVSSVLRKLQLSNRYELTRWATDRRLV, from the coding sequence GTGACTACCCCGACGCCTGAGGGCGCTGCCGCTCCCGGTCCCGCTCCCGCTGCCGACGGCAAGAAGCGGGTCGTGCTGGTCGACGACCACGCGATGTTCCGTACCGGCGTGCGCACGGAGATCGGCGACCAGGTCGACATCGTGGGCGAGGCCGGCGACGTGGACAGCGCGGTGAAGGTCGTGCTGGCGACGCTGCCCGAGGTCGTGCTGCTCGACGTTCACCTGCCAGGCGGCGGTGGCGCCGAGGTCTGCCGGCAGGTGCTGGACCGCAACCCGGACATCAAGTTCCTCGCGCTGTCGGTGTCGGACCTGCCCGAGGACGTGATCGGTGTCATCCGCGCCGGGGCGCGTGGGTACGTGACGAAGACGATCACCGGCCAGGAAATCGTCGACGGCGTGCGCCGGATCGCTGAAGGGGACGCGGTCTTCTCGCCGCGGCTGGCCGGCTTCGTGCTGGACGCCTTCGCCGGAGCGGTGGACCCGGGCACGGTGGACGAGGAGTTCGACCGCCTGACCCAGCGCGAGCGCGAGGTGCTGCGGCTGATCGCGCGCGGGTACGCGTACAAGGAAGTCGCGAAGGAACTGTTCATTTCGGTCAAGACCGTCGAGACCCACGTGTCCTCGGTGCTGCGCAAGCTCCAGCTGTCCAACCGCTACGAGCTCACCCGCTGGGCCACCGACCGCCGCCTCGTCTGA
- a CDS encoding ATP-binding protein: protein MDQHPTCEGAVIFTDPAGTTTAGTASTMEAPGELAPRCVRRTDGKMLGGVAAGLADHLGLQPLHVRLAFIALTIIGGFGLPLYAALWVFLPQESAVKGVAGPAGWAERKNFSTTRTGRKREDTGQLVAVGVLAAGVLLLFQQWVGIPAGVFWPIVLGGVGLALLWRQADEAQRARRGDAERVRWFGLLTGSGGMSTLVRSAFGVALVIGAAVLLLAASGKMSALGTVLAAVAVGLLGVGLIVGPWVWRLAGDLTEERQERIRSQERADMAAHLHDSVLQTLALIQKQSHDPKAVARLARSQERELRDWLYGSPNDVDATLRSELKKAAAEVEDLHGVPVEVVAVGDAPLDEPLTAVVRAAREAMTNAAKHSGAPKIDVFVEVEPARIEVFVRDRGMGFDPNTVAEDRLGVRRSIYERMERHGGKADIRSSPGEGTEVKLVVDRTEGERIRP from the coding sequence TTGGATCAGCATCCCACCTGCGAAGGAGCTGTCATCTTCACCGATCCGGCCGGCACCACCACCGCTGGCACCGCGTCGACCATGGAAGCGCCGGGCGAGCTCGCCCCGCGCTGTGTTCGGCGTACGGACGGCAAGATGCTCGGCGGTGTGGCCGCCGGCCTCGCGGACCATCTGGGCCTGCAGCCCCTGCACGTACGCCTCGCGTTCATCGCCCTCACGATCATCGGCGGGTTCGGCCTGCCGCTTTACGCCGCGCTCTGGGTGTTCCTGCCCCAGGAGTCCGCGGTCAAGGGCGTGGCGGGGCCGGCGGGCTGGGCCGAACGGAAGAACTTCAGCACCACGCGGACGGGCCGCAAGCGCGAGGACACCGGGCAGCTGGTCGCTGTCGGCGTCCTGGCCGCAGGTGTCCTGCTGCTGTTCCAGCAGTGGGTGGGCATACCGGCCGGTGTGTTCTGGCCGATCGTGCTCGGCGGCGTCGGGCTGGCGCTGCTGTGGCGGCAGGCCGACGAGGCGCAGCGGGCGCGGCGCGGCGACGCGGAGCGGGTGCGCTGGTTCGGGCTGCTGACCGGCTCTGGTGGGATGTCGACGCTGGTCCGTTCGGCGTTCGGCGTCGCGCTGGTGATCGGCGCGGCCGTCCTGCTGCTCGCGGCGTCCGGCAAGATGTCGGCGCTCGGCACGGTGCTCGCGGCCGTCGCGGTCGGCCTGCTCGGCGTCGGCCTGATCGTCGGGCCGTGGGTCTGGCGGCTCGCGGGCGACCTGACCGAGGAACGGCAGGAGCGGATCCGTTCACAGGAACGCGCCGACATGGCCGCGCACCTGCACGACTCCGTGCTGCAGACGTTGGCGTTGATCCAGAAGCAATCGCACGACCCCAAGGCCGTGGCGCGGCTGGCCCGTTCGCAGGAGCGGGAGCTGCGCGACTGGCTGTACGGCTCGCCGAACGACGTCGACGCGACGTTGCGTTCGGAGCTGAAGAAGGCGGCCGCCGAGGTCGAGGACCTGCACGGCGTACCGGTCGAGGTCGTCGCGGTCGGCGACGCTCCCCTGGACGAGCCGCTGACGGCCGTCGTCCGCGCGGCGCGCGAGGCGATGACGAACGCGGCCAAGCACTCCGGCGCGCCGAAGATCGACGTGTTCGTCGAGGTGGAGCCAGCGCGGATCGAGGTCTTCGTACGCGACCGCGGGATGGGCTTCGACCCGAACACGGTGGCCGAGGACCGGTTGGGCGTGCGCCGCAGCATCTACGAGCGGATGGAACGCCACGGCGGCAAGGCCGACATCCGCAGCTCGCCCGGCGAGGGCACCGAGGTCAAGCTGGTTGTGGATCGCACCGAGGGTGAGAGGATTCGACCGTGA
- a CDS encoding PIG-L deacetylase family protein produces MKRDSEPAPDLLPADEVSRVLVVTAHPDDVDFGCAGTVATWTAAGIKVEYCVVTDGQAGGFDPALDRAEIPRIRRLEQAAAASVVGVSDLHFLGYVDGELTPALPLVRDLTRVIRQVRPDRMVIQSPERDWSTVGRSHPDHLAAGEAAYRAVYPAARNPFAFPELAAEGLEPWTVREVWVSGHPTYNHAVDVTETFELKLAAVLEHTSQHPSPDAIRPRLTEAFGRVARSFDLGDGHLAEPFFVARTG; encoded by the coding sequence GTGAAACGTGACTCGGAACCCGCCCCTGACCTGCTGCCGGCCGACGAGGTCTCCCGCGTTCTCGTGGTGACCGCGCATCCCGACGACGTCGACTTCGGGTGTGCCGGAACGGTGGCGACCTGGACCGCCGCGGGGATCAAGGTCGAGTACTGCGTCGTGACCGACGGCCAGGCCGGCGGCTTCGACCCCGCCCTGGACCGGGCCGAGATCCCGCGCATCCGCCGCTTGGAGCAGGCTGCGGCCGCGAGCGTGGTGGGGGTCTCGGACCTGCACTTCCTTGGGTACGTGGACGGCGAGCTGACGCCTGCTCTTCCCCTGGTTCGGGACCTCACGCGGGTCATCCGCCAGGTGCGGCCGGACCGGATGGTGATCCAGAGCCCGGAGCGGGACTGGTCCACCGTGGGGCGCAGCCACCCCGACCACCTGGCGGCCGGCGAGGCCGCGTACCGCGCGGTCTACCCCGCCGCGCGGAACCCGTTCGCGTTCCCCGAGCTCGCCGCGGAGGGGCTGGAGCCGTGGACCGTACGGGAGGTGTGGGTGTCGGGGCATCCGACGTACAACCACGCTGTCGACGTGACGGAGACGTTCGAACTGAAGCTGGCCGCGGTGTTGGAGCACACCAGCCAACACCCCAGCCCGGATGCGATCCGCCCTCGCCTCACCGAAGCGTTCGGCCGCGTCGCCCGCTCCTTCGACCTCGGAGACGGCCACCTCGCCGAACCATTCTTCGTCGCCCGCACCGGCTGA
- a CDS encoding threonine synthase translates to MGYSTLSHLTCGKQGHDHDADVVAGVCDCGSPLLAQYDLSGLSRDVIAGRPPTLWRYHELLPVRSPENVVTLGEGMTPLLPMRRFGADVGVPRLLMKDEGLIPTGTFKARGAAVGVSRAYELGVRKIAMPTNGNAGSAWATYAARAGMQSLIAMPRSAPKICRTECVAVGAELALVDGLIGDAGAYIRGRLAEGYVDVSTLREPYRIEGKKTMGLEIAEQLGWRVPDVILYPTGGGVGLIGIWKALNELRSLGWIAADRMPRLVAVQAEGCAPIVRAWAKGAPESEAWPDASTVAFGITVPKALGDFLILRAVYETEGCAVAVSDADLLAEQRRVAELEGTFVCPEGAAAFAAVRQLRESGWIASSDEVVVLNTGAGLKYPETIPTP, encoded by the coding sequence ATGGGCTACTCGACGCTGTCCCACCTCACGTGCGGCAAGCAAGGCCATGATCACGACGCGGACGTGGTCGCGGGCGTGTGCGACTGCGGGTCGCCGTTGTTGGCCCAGTACGACCTGTCCGGGCTGTCGCGCGACGTGATCGCGGGGCGGCCGCCGACGTTGTGGCGCTACCACGAGCTGCTGCCGGTCCGATCGCCGGAGAACGTCGTGACGCTCGGCGAGGGGATGACGCCGCTGCTGCCGATGCGCCGATTCGGCGCCGACGTCGGGGTCCCGCGGCTGCTGATGAAGGACGAGGGGTTGATCCCGACCGGCACGTTCAAGGCACGCGGGGCGGCCGTCGGGGTGTCGCGGGCGTACGAGCTCGGCGTGCGGAAGATCGCGATGCCGACGAACGGGAACGCCGGCTCGGCGTGGGCGACGTACGCCGCGCGGGCGGGCATGCAGAGCCTGATCGCGATGCCGCGGTCGGCCCCGAAGATCTGCCGGACGGAGTGCGTAGCGGTCGGTGCCGAGCTGGCTCTCGTCGACGGGTTGATCGGCGACGCCGGCGCGTACATCCGCGGCAGACTCGCCGAGGGGTACGTGGACGTGTCGACGCTGCGCGAGCCGTACCGCATCGAGGGCAAGAAGACGATGGGCCTGGAGATCGCCGAGCAGCTGGGCTGGCGGGTGCCGGACGTGATCCTCTACCCGACCGGCGGCGGCGTGGGGCTGATCGGGATCTGGAAGGCGCTGAACGAGCTGCGGTCGCTCGGCTGGATCGCCGCCGACCGGATGCCGCGGCTGGTCGCGGTGCAGGCGGAGGGATGCGCGCCGATCGTTCGGGCGTGGGCGAAGGGAGCGCCGGAGTCCGAGGCGTGGCCGGACGCCTCGACGGTGGCGTTCGGGATCACCGTTCCGAAGGCGCTGGGCGACTTCCTCATCCTGCGGGCGGTGTACGAGACCGAGGGCTGCGCTGTCGCGGTGTCGGACGCCGACCTGCTGGCCGAGCAGCGCCGGGTGGCGGAGCTCGAGGGAACGTTCGTCTGCCCGGAGGGCGCAGCGGCGTTCGCGGCGGTACGTCAGCTGCGGGAGTCGGGCTGGATCGCTTCCTCGGACGAGGTGGTCGTGCTGAACACGGGCGCGGGCTTGAAGTACCCGGAGACGATCCCTACGCCCTAG
- a CDS encoding PspC domain-containing protein: MTDTMTPATTTYKKLQRTRDGRLIAGVASGIARYLGVDPVLVRLAFVILTAFGAAGILLYAACWILMPEDEPAPTAPSIYDDPSSPIA; encoded by the coding sequence ATGACCGACACGATGACTCCCGCGACCACCACGTACAAGAAGCTCCAGCGGACCCGCGACGGCCGGCTGATCGCCGGTGTCGCCAGCGGTATCGCCCGCTACCTGGGCGTCGACCCGGTGCTGGTCCGGCTCGCGTTCGTGATCCTCACCGCGTTCGGCGCGGCCGGGATCCTGCTCTACGCGGCCTGCTGGATCCTGATGCCCGAGGACGAGCCGGCGCCGACCGCCCCGTCCATCTACGACGACCCCAGCTCGCCGATCGCCTGA
- a CDS encoding PspC domain-containing protein translates to MSSATPPPRPPGPPDGSGFRVDATLAYLRKLRRVRDGRVLGGVCAGIGRGLGVDPVVIRVALAVLTFFGGVSALLYGAAWLLIPEEGKDRSVLEHHLGRRQNGSPDNAVVIGGVVLVAIVLLSTPWWGLPWQAPVLLLLAIVGLIVLARRNVVAGGTDPGAPGVPASPGDPNAPTQPLAGWPAAPTTTVDEVTGVVAGTGSWRDAVPAPASFWNHPDPLGLADPDPDPTQALVEAPPPPPLPVKRRSAVFPVTIASTLIAMGGLAAVAEANGWSLEPGAFIATALAVVGGGLLVGTWYGRARGLIAIGVLLTIALIPATVAERVDTGDFATQATGHSPTTAEDVMSRYDIEAGDFTLDLSGVTFDDRTNLTTKLDVGAGHAIVIVPDDVDVQLRGDVGLGSLEFFGVEEGGVDLRRSHQNLGADGAGGGTLVLQLDLGLGAAELYRTSMAPPEAFRIEPPEAPVPPEPPQPADKPTPKGFR, encoded by the coding sequence ATGAGCTCCGCGACACCACCGCCCAGACCGCCGGGTCCGCCCGACGGATCGGGCTTCCGAGTCGACGCGACCCTCGCGTACCTGCGCAAACTGCGTCGCGTCCGCGACGGCCGCGTGCTCGGCGGCGTGTGCGCCGGCATCGGCCGGGGCCTCGGCGTCGACCCGGTCGTGATCCGGGTCGCGCTGGCGGTGCTCACGTTCTTCGGTGGGGTGAGCGCGCTGCTGTACGGCGCCGCCTGGCTGCTGATCCCCGAGGAGGGCAAGGACCGTTCGGTCCTCGAGCACCACCTCGGCCGGCGGCAGAACGGTTCTCCGGACAACGCTGTCGTGATCGGCGGCGTGGTGCTGGTGGCGATCGTGCTGCTGTCCACCCCATGGTGGGGCCTGCCGTGGCAGGCGCCAGTGCTCCTGCTGCTCGCGATCGTGGGCCTGATCGTGCTGGCCCGGCGCAACGTCGTGGCCGGCGGGACCGACCCCGGCGCGCCCGGCGTGCCGGCGAGCCCGGGCGACCCGAACGCGCCGACCCAACCGCTGGCCGGCTGGCCCGCCGCACCGACCACCACCGTGGACGAGGTGACCGGCGTCGTCGCCGGCACCGGCTCGTGGCGGGACGCGGTGCCCGCGCCCGCCTCGTTCTGGAACCACCCCGACCCGTTGGGGCTCGCCGACCCCGATCCCGATCCGACCCAGGCGTTGGTGGAGGCCCCGCCGCCTCCGCCGTTGCCGGTCAAGCGCCGGTCGGCTGTGTTTCCGGTGACGATCGCCTCGACGCTGATCGCGATGGGTGGGCTCGCGGCCGTCGCGGAGGCCAACGGCTGGAGCCTCGAGCCGGGGGCGTTCATCGCCACCGCGCTCGCGGTCGTGGGCGGCGGCCTGCTGGTGGGGACGTGGTACGGCCGGGCCCGCGGGCTGATCGCGATCGGCGTGCTGCTGACGATCGCGCTGATCCCCGCGACGGTCGCCGAACGCGTCGACACCGGCGACTTCGCCACCCAGGCGACCGGGCACAGCCCGACGACGGCGGAGGACGTGATGAGCCGGTACGACATCGAGGCCGGCGACTTCACCCTCGACCTGTCCGGCGTGACGTTCGACGACCGGACGAACCTGACGACGAAGCTCGACGTGGGTGCGGGGCACGCGATCGTGATCGTGCCCGACGACGTCGACGTCCAGCTCAGAGGTGACGTGGGGCTCGGCAGCCTGGAGTTCTTCGGCGTGGAGGAGGGCGGCGTCGACCTGCGCCGTTCGCACCAGAACCTGGGAGCAGACGGGGCCGGTGGCGGGACGCTCGTCCTGCAGCTCGACCTCGGCCTCGGCGCCGCCGAGCTGTATCGGACGTCAATGGCTCCGCCCGAGGCGTTCCGGATCGAGCCGCCTGAGGCACCCGTACCCCCTGAGCCCCCGCAGCCGGCCGACAAGCCGACGCCGAAGGGGTTCCGATGA